In Pirellulales bacterium, a genomic segment contains:
- a CDS encoding FHA domain-containing protein, translating to MASLFIIQGPDQGVRFELDAGAGALFLGREAGNRIQLHDTEVSRRHAEIRCQGEKFFLADLSSSNGTFVNNQRVDEKELASGDQVQLGRTVMLFTGPGDSGPQNIGQRVHIVSAAQTSGESRIVQSLSQREGSVLWTPSVDASENPWLARARSNLQVMYRTALAVSHTLDIDQLLSRIMQLIFEWVEADRGCVMLVEAESKRLVPKVRRDRHRTQGDEQMNISQTILDYVLQNKEGVLTSDAREDQRWDTAASILQMGVREAICVPMQGRYDVVGVVYIDTLTPAHKVIANAPR from the coding sequence GTGGCTTCGCTGTTTATCATTCAGGGTCCGGATCAGGGGGTCCGCTTCGAGTTGGATGCCGGCGCCGGCGCTCTGTTTTTGGGGCGCGAAGCAGGCAATCGAATTCAACTGCACGATACCGAAGTCTCACGCCGCCATGCCGAAATCCGTTGCCAGGGCGAAAAGTTTTTCTTGGCTGATTTGAGCAGCTCCAACGGCACCTTTGTCAACAACCAGCGTGTCGACGAAAAGGAATTGGCCAGCGGCGATCAAGTGCAACTGGGCCGCACCGTGATGTTGTTTACCGGCCCCGGCGACAGCGGTCCGCAGAACATCGGCCAGCGCGTGCACATTGTCAGCGCCGCCCAAACCAGCGGCGAGTCGCGCATCGTGCAATCGCTGTCGCAGCGCGAAGGGAGCGTTTTATGGACGCCTTCAGTCGATGCCTCAGAAAATCCCTGGCTGGCCCGGGCGCGCAGTAATTTGCAAGTGATGTACCGCACGGCGTTGGCCGTCAGCCACACGTTGGATATCGACCAACTGCTCAGCCGCATCATGCAGTTGATTTTCGAATGGGTCGAGGCCGATCGCGGCTGCGTCATGCTGGTGGAAGCTGAATCCAAACGTCTTGTGCCCAAGGTGCGGCGCGATCGACATCGTACCCAGGGGGACGAGCAAATGAACATCAGCCAAACGATCTTGGACTATGTTCTGCAAAACAAGGAAGGTGTGCTCACCAGCGATGCCCGCGAAGACCAACGCTGGGACACCGCCGCCAGTATTTTGCAAATGGGGGTCCGCGAGGCGATTTGCGTCCCCATGCAGGGCCGTTATGACGTGGTGGGTGTCGTATATATCGACACGCTCACGCCAGCCCACAAGGTCATTGCCAATGCGCCGCGC